CGTGAGGAACACCGAAGAAGCCGACACGCTGGCCGAGCTGATCGACGACTGCACCGAGGTGCCGGCCGAGCTGCGGCCCACGGACAAGGCCCTGCCCGAGCCGCGACTGGCGGCGAAGTGGCAGGTCAGCGACGCGAACGCGGCCCAGGTGGCGAACCTGGACGCCTACGTCTGAGGTCCCCGGACAACGGAAAAGGCCCCCGCCGCATGGCGAGGGCCTCTACTTCTTCCGTGTCGACTCAGTGGAACGAGTCGCCGCAGGCGCACGAACCGCCCGCGTTCGGGTTGTCGATCGTGAAGCCCTGCTTCTCGATCGTGTCCACGAAGTCGATCACCGCGCCCTCCACGTACGGGGCGGACATGCGGTCCACAGCGACCTTGAGGCCGTTGAAGTCGCGCAGGGCGTCGCCGTCCAGCGTGCGCTCGTCGAAGAACAGCTGGTAGCGCAGGCCGGCGCAGCCACCGGGCTGCACGGCGATGCGCAGGTGCATGTCGTCCCGGCCCTCCTGGTCGAGCAGCGCCTTCGCCTTGACAGCGGCGGCGTCGGTCAGCGTGACGCCGTGGGTGGGCGGTGCGTCAGGAGTCGAGGTGGCTGCATCCTGAGCGGTCGTCATGGCTCTCCCTCAGAGGTCCTTTGCGGGCATCTATTCCCAGCAAACACGGGCGGTACCCGCTTTGTTCCTGACACCCATGGTCGCACAACCCTCAGCGGGCCGGGTGTGACCACTGCCTCGCCACGTCGTGGGCCAACGCGGCCAGCGTGCCGGCCGGGTCGGCCATCGACTTCTCGACCGACCCGGCGTGGTCGGTGACCGAGTACGACTCCTGCACGCCGGCCGCCGCCGCCTCGCGCCGACCCACGCTGACCTGGCCCGCGAGCACCAGGCACG
This DNA window, taken from Saccharothrix variisporea, encodes the following:
- a CDS encoding HesB/IscA family protein gives rise to the protein MTTAQDAATSTPDAPPTHGVTLTDAAAVKAKALLDQEGRDDMHLRIAVQPGGCAGLRYQLFFDERTLDGDALRDFNGLKVAVDRMSAPYVEGAVIDFVDTIEKQGFTIDNPNAGGSCACGDSFH